TTAACAACTCTGGAACGTCACcatcttcaatttcatctGAAGTTTGTTCTTGACCGATTTGTTTCAAATCCCAAACAGCAACACGTTTGTCAGAGCCTCCTGATATAACAATACCATCATTTAATGCATGAAAATCTAATGAAGTGACAGAATCTTCGTGGCCTCTCATGTAATGCAATGGTTGATTTAAATTCCTTGTGTCATACAAATAGATGAGAGAATCCTCACCAGATGCAGCCATTAAGTATTCTGAATGGAAAGAAAACGCCATGGCATTGAATGCAGATGGTGTTTTGATGTCATGGtttgaaacaatttttagatcattgttattattacgaacatctttcaaattcaaacatGATGATTCTGTTACATaaccaaataaattttgattaaaCTGATTCCATCTTACATCATTGATTATCGATGTTTCTTGTAAAGTCAAGAGGGGAATGGACTTTTGAATGTTCCAATAAGCAACACTGCCATCATCAGAAGATGATAATAGTTTTCCTTTATCCAATGGATTGAATGCTAGGCCGTACCCATTTTCCTTATGATgtgataattttgaaattattggatTAGATTGATTTTCATCTATGGATGTAtcataaataaatacaGTCCCATCACCATTAATAGTAGCAATAATAGTTGAATCTTGGGGCATATAATGAGCTCTAGTCACTTCTAATTCAtgtttaaatttcttaatgATTCTAATATTCGATTTAACATGTTTGTCACTGTTATCTTCTGtcttttcatttattatttgatctGGTAATGTTATTTCAgcaattttcaaataattctgttCTTCGCCTGAAGTATGAGTTCCCAATAAAAGACGCTGTTCATTAGAAGGTAAGTTTGTAGTTTCATTGGAAGGTAACCATTCGACAGTTAATGATGGCCAGACTAATTTTGTTTCACTAACAAAGTCATATAATAGAGGAACATTAGATTTCCATAATTCATACTCTTGGTCTGTCGTTAAAGGttcctcttcttctttgaTTGTAGATTTCTGCTCATTGGTATTATACTTGCTCATCTTAagtcatatatatatttatatatgtgtgcgtgtatgtatgtatattaGTGTATGTAGATTTGAGAAACTTTATGAATGGTAAAGCCAGTGCCTATGAACTTATGTTTTAATTAAGTCCCACTATAGTAtctgttgtttttttcaatacatgataaatatttaaaatttcattatacattattatatttccaAGCTCGGATTTATTACGCGTAAGCATTAGAAAAATCTACATGATTATgatatatctttaaataatatagataCATGTCGCctaaagaaaatatctACTTTGGAAGAgctttaataaaaaatcgTAGTTCTCATTTTTGTTAGTTGAACTTCTTTTATACTCGAACTTCTTTTATACTCgaactttttttataattgcATCTTctatttgtattaatatttttttttgatttttctcTTCAAGATAATGATTtctaaatgaaaaaaaagcattGGCAAAGACCATGTTGAAGGAAAagcaatatatataaattgcTCTCGCAATATATAATTACTATAACATAGTTAATAGTGATGTATCTATGAAAACATCATTCTCTCCATAgctttattcttttatttcatttttttttctaatacgATGGTAATACTTACCCCTTTGTATTTTATAGATGCCACATATGTGAAATCTCAGTTTGAGCAGCCACACTACACCTCACACATACAGCCtttattatatcttttCTTACCTTTATGTATAAAGACAAGATAACTGCAATGATAATCCACGTATTCCCGACTAATCGTATTCAGGCATTAACGTTCTTCCAATAGAACTGCTAGCCGGCATTAACACTTTACTGTTGGGTAACTTTCGGTCATGCATTTTTACTTGATCAACTCTGTACTTTCTCCTTTTGAATTCTAGTTGTTATTTTCCATAGTATAACTTTTGAGACACTAAAAGTTCATCCGTTTCATTTGATTATCCACTTTGATATGATTCTCGAGTGGTCATGAATTCTTCACGTCACTACTTCTAATTAGGCATGGAGATCATTACCTAATGTGTCTACAAGCCGCTCACAGGAACTGCATGTCCTTGCAGTCTTTAAGCAGAATTGACCGGAATATATCCTAGATTCTAGGCCGGCGTCTCGGCATTCTTAATTAACATTTAGGAATTAATTGTAGGAGCTTCGAAATAAGTAATGAgtgataaatatattaccAGAGTCAACTGTATATACCTTAATGCATCATGATTGTCAAAATGACATACCTGATGAATAGTACTAATTGATTGTAGCTCTCAAAAAGAAACTGCTccagataataatgattacTCTTATTAGAAAGCTTAATTGTGCAGTACGGTATATACATGCAATTACGTCACATCTAATAATAGCCAAGAAACtatacaaaatatattgtgTAAAAAGTATCACGTGACAGACAtgatattacaaaaaataatgaatgtCACGTAGTGTGAGCTACGTTAGTCATGTGTAATAAACCAAGATCACGTGATAACGGAATGAACATGTAGATTAGCAAGTAAGtgaatcatgaacataaattatatttaagaatctaaagctaaaagaataaactagaggGTTAAGGCAGAACAAAGAGGTAAGAaccagaaaacaaaaaggacgaaatacaaaagatggaagtgtatagtgaacaaatcggaacgtaataataataataatatttaacttacataggctcaggtatatagttgtatagtttaataaacagttggtattaaactagcagccaaaaagatatactacTGTCACAATTTTTGTGGTTCCAATCTatgtattttataaattccTCCTCCTTCTTCTATTCCAGCAAGTCGGAGTTCCAACTATATTATACTTGGTATAAAGATTCTATTTATCTAACTGTGTATGGTAATtaagatattaatattttactcTAGACTTAGAAACTCAACCTGTTCGTTGCTTTCTTCGTTCGTTGCTTTCTTCATTTGTTCTTCGTGTAAGATTgttcatttttatattcacaTTCTCGAGTTCTTGTTCTATGTTTGTTTTTCGTGTCACGTGATTTGTGTCTGACTTTGATAAatctataaataattattaatcctTGAAATCACGTGATACATATTCTTAGAATATGTGACAACTACTGGGAGTAGCAAagcttaaaattgttacaggtattaaactagcagccaaaaagatatatgTCACGTAGTGTGAGCTACGTTAGTCATGTGTATAAATCAGGATCACGTGATAACGGAATGAACATGTAGATTAACAAGTAAGtgaatcatgaacataaattctatttaagaatctaaagctaaaagaataaactagaggGTTAAGGCAGAACAAAGAGGTAAGAaccagaaaacaaaaaggacgaaatacaaaagatggaagtgtatagtgaacaaatcggaacgtaataataataataatatttaacttacaaAGGCTCAGGTATATAGTTGGatagtttaataaagagttggtattaaactagCAGCCAAAAAGATACACTACTGGGAGTAGCAAAGCaaaaaattgtttcaatGAAGGATGCGAGGTTCGAACTCGCGCGGACACTGTCCAACAGATCTTAAGTCTGCCGCCTTAGACCACTCGGCCAACCCTCCATGtcttttattgtttttgttgTAAACCAACTTAGAAGTACGATACACTTAACTAGTAACTACCAAAACTTAACttaacaatcttattaacttaaacaccagttaatacttcgaacttacgaatataattgttgttctttttaaactaaataactatatgaaagaactataaatttatatctaAAGTCTGAAAAAGCTGGTCtttaaaatacttttcaaaggtcaacgccagctttttccatttttactttaattggacTGTTTATAAACTTACTTACAAGGGTAGGATGCACAGTTTGAGTAATGCCTAGGCTAACTAGTAGAGATTATGCATCGAACAGATATTCACAGGTATGCAACTAGCAGTTGCTCGGTGTTGtgtataatttctagttaGACTaacttgtagatgagtaCTAAAGTCGATCTCGTCTACAACGAAAGCATACAATTTGAGGCAACTTGGCCGAGTGGTTAAGGCGATAGATTAGAAATCTCTTGGGCTCTGCCCGCACAGGTTCGAATCCTGTAGTTGTCGTTTAAAATCACACTAATGTAACTAATGTTGGTCGCATGNNNNNNNNNNNNNNNNNNNNTTTCGGATTTTCTCATCATGAAGAAGCTTCTGTTATTGTTGATTTGTTTAACTTAGCAATGACAGTTTAAGACGTATAAAAAGAATGACATATATAACTACCGAAAAAATTAGTTGcagattaaaaaaaaaaaaaaaaaaaaaataaaagattagTACTAAAAGCTAAGAGAATATTGTCAAAACTTAATTTGATTAGCtgatattaattattcGAAGGTGTATATCTAGATTCGcattattataatcatatatatacttcGCATATCTGTAGTTATAACTCTTCATTTcatataatacaaataaaaaaagaaaaataaaaattcacaTTTTCCTTAATAAACAAATGTTAAAATCTGCTGCTACTCTACGTCAACCAGTTGtatcattaaatatctTTAGAAATTGTCAAAGATCGTTTTCAATAACCCCTGTCTCACATTCTATTGCCGATTTACAAGGAACAAGAACTGAAACTGATTCTTTTGGTGAAATTCAAGTTCCTGCAAACAAATATTGGGGGGCACAAACTCAAAGATCATTCATGAACTTTAAAATCGGGGGTGAAAGAGAAAGGATGCCTGAACCAATCATTCGAGCCTTTGgtcaacaaaaaaaagctGCCGCCattgtaaataattctttaggAACTCTTGATGATACCTTAAAGGATGCAATCGTTCAAGCAGCAGAAGAAGTTTCACAAGGTTTATTGAATGAACATTTCCCCTTGGTCGTCTTCCAAACCGGTTCAGGAACACAATCTAACATGAATGCAAATGAAGTTATCTCCAATAGAGCTATTGAATTACTAGGAGGTACCTTGGGTTCTAAACAAGTGCATCCAAACAACCATGTAAATCAATCACAATCTTCTAACGATACTTTCCCAACCGTTATGCATATTGCCGCCTTGACtgaaattacaaatacTTTATTACCAAACTTAATTGTTTTGAGAGAAACTCTGGATTCAAAAGCTAAAGAATTCgaaaagattattaaaattggtaGAACCCATCTTCAAGATGCAACACCATTGACTTTAGGTCAAGAATTCTCCGGATACACTCAGCAACTAACAAATGCcattaaaagaattgaaaagaatTTGCCAGAATTACAATACATTGCTCAAGGTGGTACTGCCGTTGGGACAGGTTTAAATACTAAGATTGGATTTGCAGAGCAATTTGCAAGACAATTATCAAATCAAACAAATCTATCCTTCCTTACTTCtccaaataaatttgaatcattGGCTGCACATGATGCTATTGTTAATGTTCATGCTTCCTTAAACACATTGGCTTGTTCACTATTCAAGATATCCCAAGATATTAGATATCTTGCTTCTGGCCCAAGATGTGGTTATGGTGAATTATCCATTCCAGAAAATGAACCAGGGTCATCGATTATGCCTGGTAAGGTTAATCCAACCCAAAATGAAGCAATGTGTCAAGCTTGTGTTCAAGTTATGGGTAATAACTCAACTATTTCTTTTGCAGGGGCTTCGGGtcaatttgaattaaatactTATAAGCCTTTAATGATTGCAAACTTATTATCAAGTACGAGATTATTAAGTGATGCCatcttttcatttaatttgcATTGTGCAACGGGTATTCAAGCAAATAAAGATAAGATTGATAGACTATTACATGAGTCCTTGATGTTAGTCACTTCATTAAACCCGAAGATCGGTTATGATGCTGCTTCTAAAGTGGCTAAAAATGCTCACCATAAAGGGATCACTCTAAAACAAAGTGCTCTAGAATTAGATATCTTATCTTCCAAACAATTCGATGAATGGGTTAGACCTGAAAATATGTTAGGACCAAATTAAACTTTACAACTTCACAACCTCTTTTCCATTTCACCTgtcaatatatatattttaattaccTTTTTTCCGTTATGaaactttattaatat
This genomic stretch from Henningerozyma blattae CBS 6284 chromosome 1, complete genome harbors:
- the HAT2 gene encoding Hat2p (similar to Saccharomyces cerevisiae HAT2 (YEL056W); ancestral locus Anc_6.9), encoding MSKYNTNEQKSTIKEEEEPLTTDQEYELWKSNVPLLYDFVSETKLVWPSLTVEWLPSNETTNLPSNEQRLLLGTHTSGEEQNYLKIAEITLPDQIINEKTEDNSDKHVKSNIRIIKKFKHELEVTRAHYMPQDSTIIATINGDGTVFIYDTSIDENQSNPIISKLSHHKENGYGLAFNPLDKGKLLSSSDDGSVAYWNIQKSIPLLTLQETSIINDVRWNQFNQNLFGYVTESSCLNLKDVRNNNNDLKIVSNHDIKTPSAFNAMAFSFHSEYLMAASGEDSLIYLYDTRNLNQPLHYMRGHEDSVTSLDFHALNDGIVISGGSDKRVAVWDLKQIGQEQTSDEIEDGDVPELLMIHAGHRSPINDFSMSNNLNWLCASIEEDNIVQVWKMNNSLREDPLVNMNVIR
- the FUM1 gene encoding fumarase FUM1 (similar to Saccharomyces cerevisiae FUM1 (YPL262W); ancestral locus Anc_6.13), translated to MLKSAATLRQPVVSLNIFRNCQRSFSITPVSHSIADLQGTRTETDSFGEIQVPANKYWGAQTQRSFMNFKIGGERERMPEPIIRAFGQQKKAAAIVNNSLGTLDDTLKDAIVQAAEEVSQGLLNEHFPLVVFQTGSGTQSNMNANEVISNRAIELLGGTLGSKQVHPNNHVNQSQSSNDTFPTVMHIAALTEITNTLLPNLIVLRETLDSKAKEFEKIIKIGRTHLQDATPLTLGQEFSGYTQQLTNAIKRIEKNLPELQYIAQGGTAVGTGLNTKIGFAEQFARQLSNQTNLSFLTSPNKFESLAAHDAIVNVHASLNTLACSLFKISQDIRYLASGPRCGYGELSIPENEPGSSIMPGKVNPTQNEAMCQACVQVMGNNSTISFAGASGQFELNTYKPLMIANLLSSTRLLSDAIFSFNLHCATGIQANKDKIDRLLHESLMLVTSLNPKIGYDAASKVAKNAHHKGITLKQSALELDILSSKQFDEWVRPENMLGPN